The Arachis ipaensis cultivar K30076 chromosome B07, Araip1.1, whole genome shotgun sequence genome includes a window with the following:
- the LOC107606134 gene encoding probable trehalose-phosphate phosphatase J isoform X2, whose product MKNHESNVVGPDVMLIALAASIPNAAVLGGFLNLSSSQIKDTNNWIDSIRASSPTRTRSSSSSSDNQDKINSWMLYHPSALNMFDQIAYNMKGKKIVTFLDYDGTLSPIVADPDKAFMTKKMRATLKDIARHFPTAIVTGRCRDKVYSFVKLAQLYYAGSHGMDIKGPTKSRTPNKGNDKALLCQPASKFLPMIEEVYKILLEKTKSVPGAKVENNKFCLSVHFRCVDEKCWAALAEQVRLVLNEYPKLKLTQGRKVLEIRPTIKWDKGKALEFLLESLGYDNSNDVFPIYIGDDRTDEDAFKVLRNRGQGIGILVSRVPKDTEASYTLKDPAEVEQFLRRLVQWKRSSTQ is encoded by the exons ATGAAGAATCATGAGAGTAATGTGGTAGGTCCTGATGTGATGTTAATTGCATTAGCAGCATCCATTCCAAATGCAGCAGTTCTTGGGGGCTTTCTCAATCTCTCTTCTTCACAGATCAAAGACACTAACAACTGGATTGATTCAATCAGAGCTTCTTCTCCAACTCGCACtagatcatcttcttcttcttccgatAACCAAGACAAAATTAATTCTTGGATG CTGTATCATCCTTCAGCGCTGAACATGTTTGATCAGATAGCATATAACATGAAAGGGAAGAAGATTGTAACCTTTCTTGACTACGATGGAACTCTGTCCCCTATTGTTGCCGATCCTGATAAAGCTTTCATGACAAAAAAG ATGAGAGCCACGCTGAAGGACATAGCAAGGCATTTTCCCACCGCAATCGTCACCGGAAGGTGCAGAGACAAG GTGTATAGCTTTGTGAAATTGGCACAACTTTACTACGCAGGAAGCCATGGAATGGACATAAAGGGTCCAACAAAAAGCCGAACTCCAAATAAA GGAAATGATAAAGCACTGCTTTGCCAACCTGCTAGTAAATTCCTGCCTATGATAGAAGAG GTGTACAAGATCTTATTAGAAAAAACAAAGAGTGTCCCAGGGGCTAAGGTAGAGAACAACAAGTTTTGTTTGTCCGTTCACTTTCGTTGTGTTGACGAAAAG TGTTGGGCTGCATTGGCGGAACAAGTTAGATTGGTGCTCAATGAGTACCCAAAATTGAAGCTAACCCAAGGAAGAAAAGTGCTTGAGATCCGTCCAACCATTAAATGGGACAAGGGAAAAGCTCTTGAATTCTTGTTAGAATCACTTG GATATGACAATTCCAATGACGTTTTCCCAATTTATATTGGCGATGATCGTACAGACGAGGATGCTTTTAag GTTTTGCGCAACAGAGGTCAAGGGATTGGGATTCTTGTTTCTAGAGTTCCAAAAGACACAGAAGCTTCATACACCTTGAAAGATCCAGCAGAG GTTGAGCAATTTTTGCGGCGTCTAGTGCAATGGAAAAGATCTAGTACACAGTGA
- the LOC107606134 gene encoding probable trehalose-phosphate phosphatase 4 isoform X1 — protein MKNHESNVVGPDVMLIALAASIPNAAVLGGFLNLSSSQIKDTNNWIDSIRASSPTRTRSSSSSSDNQDKINSWMLYHPSALNMFDQIAYNMKGKKIVTFLDYDGTLSPIVADPDKAFMTKKMRATLKDIARHFPTAIVTGRCRDKVYSFVKLAQLYYAGSHGMDIKGPTKSRTPNKVSHNFSIYLSIEPINLLLLFSYLACCDFIHLLQGNDKALLCQPASKFLPMIEEVYKILLEKTKSVPGAKVENNKFCLSVHFRCVDEKCWAALAEQVRLVLNEYPKLKLTQGRKVLEIRPTIKWDKGKALEFLLESLGYDNSNDVFPIYIGDDRTDEDAFKVLRNRGQGIGILVSRVPKDTEASYTLKDPAEVEQFLRRLVQWKRSSTQ, from the exons ATGAAGAATCATGAGAGTAATGTGGTAGGTCCTGATGTGATGTTAATTGCATTAGCAGCATCCATTCCAAATGCAGCAGTTCTTGGGGGCTTTCTCAATCTCTCTTCTTCACAGATCAAAGACACTAACAACTGGATTGATTCAATCAGAGCTTCTTCTCCAACTCGCACtagatcatcttcttcttcttccgatAACCAAGACAAAATTAATTCTTGGATG CTGTATCATCCTTCAGCGCTGAACATGTTTGATCAGATAGCATATAACATGAAAGGGAAGAAGATTGTAACCTTTCTTGACTACGATGGAACTCTGTCCCCTATTGTTGCCGATCCTGATAAAGCTTTCATGACAAAAAAG ATGAGAGCCACGCTGAAGGACATAGCAAGGCATTTTCCCACCGCAATCGTCACCGGAAGGTGCAGAGACAAG GTGTATAGCTTTGTGAAATTGGCACAACTTTACTACGCAGGAAGCCATGGAATGGACATAAAGGGTCCAACAAAAAGCCGAACTCCAAATAAAGTCAGTCATAACttctctatctatctatctatcgaGCCAATTAATTTACTGCTTCTTTTTTCTTACCTTGCTTGCTGTGATTTCATTCATTTGTTGCAGGGAAATGATAAAGCACTGCTTTGCCAACCTGCTAGTAAATTCCTGCCTATGATAGAAGAG GTGTACAAGATCTTATTAGAAAAAACAAAGAGTGTCCCAGGGGCTAAGGTAGAGAACAACAAGTTTTGTTTGTCCGTTCACTTTCGTTGTGTTGACGAAAAG TGTTGGGCTGCATTGGCGGAACAAGTTAGATTGGTGCTCAATGAGTACCCAAAATTGAAGCTAACCCAAGGAAGAAAAGTGCTTGAGATCCGTCCAACCATTAAATGGGACAAGGGAAAAGCTCTTGAATTCTTGTTAGAATCACTTG GATATGACAATTCCAATGACGTTTTCCCAATTTATATTGGCGATGATCGTACAGACGAGGATGCTTTTAag GTTTTGCGCAACAGAGGTCAAGGGATTGGGATTCTTGTTTCTAGAGTTCCAAAAGACACAGAAGCTTCATACACCTTGAAAGATCCAGCAGAG GTTGAGCAATTTTTGCGGCGTCTAGTGCAATGGAAAAGATCTAGTACACAGTGA